The following proteins are encoded in a genomic region of Enterocloster clostridioformis:
- a CDS encoding thiamine pyrophosphate-binding protein — protein MKMKISNYIAGKLVEEGISQAFMVTGGGAMHLDDGLGHQEGLHCIYNHHEQACAMAAEAYARIHNRIAALCVTTGPGGTNAITGVVGGWLDSIPMLVLSGQVRYDTTARWSGVGIRAMGDQEFDICKAVDCMTKYSEMVIDPMRVRYCLEKALYLARSGRPGPCWLDIPLNVQGAFVETEELSGFDAADYEAGGNGWAGKDGGHRIPEDEAGKGEHRQVLPEKVDASTACTIIDKIRAAKRPVINAGNGIRIAGAHDVFMDVAEKLGVPVITGWDSEDIMYDTHPLYVGRAGNMGDRPGNFAVQNSDLVLSVGSRLSIRQVGYNFETWAREAYVIVNDIDEEELKKPSVRSDMRVHADAKDLLEQLNRVLDRILAEEEGSLPESVSRPGGRQVFDGGKGLRDMTWSRTCAMWKEKYPVILPKHFAHTDEEPANVYAFIHAVSSRLREGQVTVVGNGSACVVGGHAYIIKKGQRFITNSAIASMGYDLPAAIGAWTASRDKGCYSQGGDRSGDDLILVTGDGSMQMNLQELQTIIHHRMGIKIFVINNGGYHSIRQTQKNFFGEPLIGIGVDSGDLSFPALDKLAAAYGYPYVSARHNSELGEAVEKTLAAEGPVICEVFVSMDQNFEPKSSAKRLPDGTMVSPPLEDLSPFLPDEEMDENMIIPRIKG, from the coding sequence ATGAAAATGAAGATTTCCAATTATATAGCAGGCAAGCTGGTGGAGGAGGGAATCAGCCAGGCCTTCATGGTGACAGGGGGAGGAGCCATGCATCTGGATGACGGCCTGGGACATCAGGAGGGGCTTCACTGTATCTATAACCACCATGAGCAGGCGTGCGCCATGGCTGCTGAGGCTTATGCCAGGATTCACAACCGCATTGCGGCGCTCTGCGTCACCACCGGTCCGGGAGGAACCAATGCCATTACCGGCGTGGTGGGGGGATGGCTGGATTCCATTCCCATGCTGGTATTGTCAGGGCAGGTGCGCTATGATACCACGGCCAGGTGGTCCGGGGTGGGCATCCGCGCCATGGGGGACCAGGAGTTTGACATATGTAAAGCCGTTGACTGTATGACAAAGTATTCAGAGATGGTCATTGATCCCATGCGGGTCCGATACTGTCTGGAGAAGGCCCTTTATCTGGCACGGTCCGGGCGTCCGGGTCCCTGCTGGCTGGATATTCCCCTGAATGTCCAGGGCGCATTTGTGGAGACAGAGGAGCTTTCCGGCTTTGACGCGGCTGACTATGAGGCCGGAGGAAACGGCTGGGCCGGAAAGGACGGGGGACATAGGATACCGGAGGACGAGGCAGGAAAGGGAGAACACCGCCAGGTGCTGCCGGAAAAGGTTGACGCTTCCACTGCCTGTACCATTATAGATAAGATAAGGGCGGCAAAGCGTCCTGTCATCAATGCGGGTAACGGCATCCGCATAGCGGGAGCCCATGATGTATTCATGGATGTGGCTGAAAAGCTGGGCGTTCCTGTGATTACGGGCTGGGACAGCGAGGATATCATGTATGATACCCACCCTCTGTACGTGGGCCGCGCAGGCAATATGGGGGACAGGCCGGGGAATTTTGCCGTTCAGAACAGCGACCTGGTGCTCTCCGTGGGAAGCCGTCTGAGCATCCGGCAGGTGGGGTATAACTTTGAGACATGGGCCAGAGAGGCTTATGTGATTGTCAATGATATAGATGAGGAGGAGCTGAAGAAGCCGTCAGTCCGCAGCGACATGCGGGTCCATGCCGATGCAAAGGATCTTCTGGAACAGCTGAACCGGGTTCTGGACCGTATTTTGGCAGAGGAAGAGGGGAGCCTTCCCGAGAGCGTCAGCCGTCCCGGCGGCAGACAGGTATTTGACGGAGGAAAGGGCCTCAGGGATATGACATGGAGCCGGACCTGCGCCATGTGGAAAGAGAAATATCCTGTTATACTGCCCAAGCACTTTGCCCATACGGATGAGGAACCGGCTAATGTGTACGCGTTTATCCATGCTGTCAGCAGCCGCCTGAGAGAGGGGCAGGTGACGGTGGTGGGCAATGGTTCCGCCTGTGTGGTAGGAGGACATGCCTATATTATTAAGAAGGGCCAGCGTTTTATCACCAATTCCGCCATTGCCTCCATGGGATATGATCTGCCGGCAGCAATCGGCGCCTGGACCGCTTCCAGGGATAAGGGCTGCTACAGCCAGGGCGGGGACAGAAGCGGGGATGACCTGATTCTGGTGACCGGGGACGGAAGCATGCAGATGAACCTTCAGGAGCTGCAGACTATTATCCACCACAGAATGGGAATCAAGATATTCGTGATTAACAACGGGGGATACCACTCCATCCGCCAAACCCAGAAGAATTTCTTTGGAGAGCCCCTGATTGGAATTGGCGTGGACAGCGGGGATTTGAGCTTCCCGGCGCTGGATAAGCTGGCGGCGGCCTACGGCTACCCCTATGTGTCGGCCAGACATAACAGCGAACTCGGGGAGGCGGTGGAGAAAACCCTGGCAGCGGAGGGGCCGGTTATCTGTGAGGTATTCGTGTCCATGGACCAGAATTTTGAACCCAAGTCTTCTGCAAAGAGACTGCCCGACGGCACCATGGTGTCGCCGCCCCTGGAGGACCTGTCTCCCTTCCTGCCGGATGAGGAGATGGATGAGAATATGATTATTCCCAGGATAAAGGGATAG
- a CDS encoding cell wall-binding protein encodes MKKQIKVLAVLSTAMFMAAVTPNFIGTASTAYAKNVGWTEENGNWYYYDSYGEAITDTWKKNGDDWYYLDSDGIRAADRQIDEYYVGEDGKRVSMKWVSVENEDFWDEDDAPEFLYYYYGRDGKALTSRWASIDGSWYYFNEDGIMQTGSITVDGYNYYLGEDGSRKTGWILMADETDDPEYVESWYYFDNTGKRIENEVDKKIDGQYYTFVDGRMQTGWYKLPVQAAAESGEAQTATPSEAAPAAEQTAAGYQYYDEDGKRASGWRTIEGVEGLSEEAELYRFYFKNGKPYHAEKGLELFTIDSGKYAFNTKGEMQTGKKVVNLEDGNVANFYFDEEGVMKTGKQVIFDEDLGETQNWYFHTDGSRKGQGFHGIKDNVLYVYGLRQEADKDLRFAPVELNGNQYLVNSNGAVQKATSSSKSNAMPELGSGYKDFMDENDKVWTVNTEGVIQSQNTAQ; translated from the coding sequence ATGAAAAAACAGATCAAAGTTCTGGCTGTATTATCCACTGCCATGTTCATGGCAGCAGTAACCCCTAACTTCATCGGCACCGCTTCCACTGCTTACGCAAAAAACGTGGGCTGGACAGAGGAAAACGGCAACTGGTATTACTATGATTCTTACGGCGAGGCAATCACCGATACCTGGAAGAAGAATGGCGATGACTGGTACTACCTGGATTCAGACGGAATCCGCGCCGCAGACAGACAGATTGATGAGTATTACGTAGGAGAAGACGGAAAACGCGTCAGCATGAAGTGGGTTTCCGTGGAAAATGAAGATTTCTGGGATGAGGACGATGCTCCTGAATTCCTGTACTACTATTATGGAAGGGACGGCAAGGCCCTGACCTCCAGATGGGCTTCCATAGACGGAAGCTGGTACTATTTCAACGAGGACGGCATCATGCAGACCGGCTCCATCACCGTAGATGGTTACAACTACTATCTTGGCGAGGACGGCAGCAGGAAGACCGGCTGGATTCTTATGGCAGATGAAACCGATGATCCGGAATACGTTGAATCATGGTACTACTTCGACAATACGGGCAAGCGTATTGAAAATGAAGTTGACAAAAAGATTGACGGCCAGTACTACACCTTTGTGGACGGCCGCATGCAGACAGGCTGGTACAAGCTTCCTGTCCAGGCAGCAGCAGAGTCCGGCGAGGCCCAGACAGCAACCCCTTCCGAGGCAGCGCCAGCGGCTGAGCAGACCGCAGCCGGCTATCAGTACTACGATGAGGACGGAAAGCGCGCTTCCGGATGGAGAACCATCGAAGGCGTGGAAGGCCTCAGCGAGGAAGCTGAACTTTACCGTTTCTACTTCAAGAACGGCAAACCGTACCATGCAGAAAAAGGCCTTGAACTGTTCACCATTGACTCCGGAAAATATGCTTTTAACACAAAGGGTGAAATGCAGACCGGCAAGAAGGTGGTAAACCTGGAGGACGGAAACGTGGCTAACTTCTACTTTGATGAAGAGGGCGTCATGAAGACCGGCAAGCAGGTCATCTTCGATGAGGACTTAGGCGAGACACAGAACTGGTATTTCCACACAGACGGCTCCAGAAAGGGCCAGGGCTTCCACGGCATCAAGGACAATGTGCTGTATGTATACGGCCTGCGTCAGGAAGCCGACAAGGACCTGCGCTTTGCGCCTGTAGAGTTAAATGGCAATCAGTATCTTGTAAACAGCAACGGCGCCGTACAGAAGGCCACATCTTCCTCCAAATCAAACGCTATGCCTGAGCTTGGCAGCGGCTACAAGGATTTCATGGATGAGAATGACAAAGTATGGACCGTAAACACAGAAGGTGTCATCCAGTCTCAGAACACCGCCCAGTAA
- a CDS encoding AAA family ATPase yields MSHKIITIARQFGSGGHEAAQRLSEQLGIPLYDRNLVEMAAERMGHSPVSVEKADESALSSFLAVYQIPKEPNSVTGYGLSLNDSTYVTQTIIIEALAQKGPCIIVGRCGDYVHRSYPDLIDVFIYADMEDRVRRIMDRYSFSERDAVNAIKSTDRRRKNYYENYTKRKWGSIESHQMLLNISKLGMDKTVRIIRGIYETP; encoded by the coding sequence ATGAGCCATAAGATTATCACTATAGCCCGCCAGTTCGGCAGCGGAGGCCATGAAGCCGCCCAAAGGCTGTCAGAGCAGCTGGGGATTCCTCTCTATGACCGGAATCTGGTGGAGATGGCCGCCGAACGGATGGGACATTCTCCTGTAAGCGTTGAAAAGGCAGACGAGTCCGCACTGTCCTCCTTCCTGGCCGTCTATCAGATTCCCAAGGAGCCTAATTCCGTGACCGGGTATGGATTGTCTCTGAATGACAGCACTTATGTCACCCAGACCATTATTATAGAAGCCCTGGCCCAAAAGGGTCCCTGCATCATCGTGGGCCGCTGCGGCGATTACGTGCATCGCAGCTATCCTGACCTGATAGACGTATTTATCTATGCCGATATGGAAGACCGGGTGCGCCGGATTATGGATCGCTACAGTTTTTCAGAGAGGGATGCTGTCAACGCCATCAAGTCCACGGACCGCCGGCGCAAAAACTATTATGAAAACTACACCAAACGCAAATGGGGCAGCATTGAGTCCCACCAGATGCTCTTAAACATCAGCAAGCTTGGAATGGACAAGACCGTAAGAATCATCAGGGGAATCTACGAAACTCCCTAA
- a CDS encoding LytR/AlgR family response regulator transcription factor, translated as MIQIAICDDDFQVCSQLEDYIRRWKEGRRLEVEIFNTGKEFEEALKERHYDLIFLDIVMRDRSGIELGRFIREELGNDASMIVYMSAYGDEYALDLFQFQPFHFLKKPIRPEDFQNVFYKACEKIEGDAGIFEFKSSRTVYRIPLKDILYFEGDNRRVKIVTAGHTYHCYSTLENLFSKINMEQAGFIRLHKSYAVNLRYVATFSVRMVTLFDGSEFTVSAPFKENALRRYEGYISKTGMGPGDKSGE; from the coding sequence ATGATACAGATAGCAATATGTGATGATGACTTTCAGGTGTGCAGCCAGCTGGAGGACTATATCAGACGATGGAAAGAGGGACGCAGGCTGGAGGTGGAGATATTCAACACCGGTAAGGAGTTTGAGGAAGCACTTAAGGAACGGCATTATGATTTGATTTTTCTGGACATTGTGATGAGGGACAGGAGCGGAATTGAACTGGGCAGGTTCATACGGGAGGAGCTGGGCAATGATGCGAGCATGATTGTCTATATGTCGGCTTACGGGGATGAATATGCGCTGGATTTATTCCAGTTCCAGCCCTTTCATTTTTTAAAGAAGCCAATCAGGCCCGAGGACTTCCAGAATGTATTTTATAAAGCTTGCGAAAAGATAGAGGGTGATGCCGGAATCTTTGAATTCAAATCAAGCCGGACCGTTTACAGAATACCTTTAAAAGACATCCTCTATTTTGAAGGTGATAACCGGCGGGTAAAGATTGTGACTGCCGGCCATACATATCATTGCTATTCCACCTTAGAAAATTTGTTTTCCAAAATCAATATGGAGCAGGCTGGTTTCATACGGCTGCATAAGTCCTATGCCGTAAATCTCAGATATGTGGCAACCTTCAGCGTACGCATGGTGACTCTGTTTGACGGTTCGGAATTTACGGTCAGCGCGCCCTTTAAGGAGAATGCGCTGAGGCGCTATGAGGGGTATATTTCAAAGACAGGGATGGGACCGGGAGATAAGTCCGGGGAATAA
- a CDS encoding undecaprenyl diphosphate synthase family protein translates to MRLPKHIGIIPDGNRRWAKGQGMDKSEGYVHGISPGMSLYRMCRELGIGEMSFYGFTADNTKRPSVQRQAFTRACVAAVEELAKEDASLLVLGNTKSPMFPQELLPFTARHDFGKGGMKINFLVNYSWEWDLGYKDGAIGPGLKTSEVSRIDLIIRWGGRRRLSGFLPVQSVYSDFYVVDDYWPDFRREHVEDALKWYAAQDITLGG, encoded by the coding sequence ATGAGACTGCCAAAACACATCGGAATCATCCCGGATGGAAACCGGAGATGGGCCAAAGGCCAGGGAATGGATAAATCAGAGGGGTATGTACACGGAATCTCACCCGGAATGTCCCTGTACCGTATGTGCCGGGAACTGGGCATTGGCGAAATGTCCTTTTATGGTTTTACGGCAGATAACACAAAGCGGCCCTCGGTCCAGAGACAGGCATTTACCAGGGCCTGCGTGGCAGCGGTAGAGGAGCTGGCAAAGGAAGACGCCAGCCTGCTTGTGCTGGGAAATACAAAATCCCCCATGTTTCCCCAAGAGCTTCTTCCCTTTACCGCCAGACATGATTTTGGAAAAGGCGGAATGAAGATTAACTTTCTGGTGAATTACAGCTGGGAGTGGGATTTGGGATATAAGGATGGAGCCATAGGGCCGGGGCTTAAGACGTCTGAGGTTTCCAGAATCGACCTGATTATACGGTGGGGAGGAAGGCGGCGTCTTTCTGGTTTTCTGCCTGTGCAGTCCGTTTACTCTGATTTCTATGTGGTGGATGACTACTGGCCGGACTTTAGGAGGGAACATGTGGAAGATGCCCTTAAGTGGTATGCGGCCCAGGATATTACCCTGGGAGGATGA
- a CDS encoding DUF1848 domain-containing protein, whose product MIVSASRRTDIPAFYSDWFFRRLEEGYLYVKNPMNPRQVSKILLSPDTVDCFVFWTKDPGPMMERLSVLDRLGYPYYFQFTLTPYGTDVEPGLPHKNELVRTFGELSCRLGPERVIWRYDPVLLSPSYTREYHFQWFSRLCGSLEGYTHTCVISFLDMYRKIKGRMEQIQPSTMTGEDIVSLASFMGPEAERHGMTIRTCSEAGDLSGFHIQKGKCIDDQLIAGLLGRLLAVRKDPAQREECGCVKSVDIGAYNTCSHFCRYCYANFSPAQVEANRRMHDPESPLLCGRLTGEERITEREMKSAVRPADDGQMRLGFHDAELMQLTGKPGRII is encoded by the coding sequence ATGATCGTCAGTGCCAGCAGAAGGACAGATATCCCCGCGTTTTATTCAGACTGGTTTTTCAGACGGCTGGAGGAAGGGTACCTGTATGTAAAGAATCCCATGAATCCCAGGCAGGTCAGCAAGATTCTTCTGAGTCCGGATACAGTGGACTGCTTTGTGTTCTGGACAAAGGACCCGGGCCCTATGATGGAGAGGCTTTCTGTTCTGGACCGGCTGGGGTATCCTTATTATTTCCAATTCACCTTGACACCCTATGGGACGGATGTGGAACCGGGACTTCCCCATAAGAATGAGCTGGTGAGGACCTTTGGTGAGCTGTCCTGCAGGCTGGGGCCTGAGCGGGTCATATGGAGGTATGATCCGGTGCTTCTCAGTCCGTCCTATACCAGGGAATACCATTTCCAATGGTTTTCCCGGCTGTGCGGCAGCCTGGAAGGGTACACCCATACCTGTGTTATCAGTTTCCTGGATATGTACCGGAAAATAAAAGGCCGGATGGAACAGATTCAGCCCAGTACAATGACAGGGGAGGATATAGTATCCCTGGCATCCTTCATGGGTCCGGAGGCAGAAAGGCATGGCATGACCATAAGGACATGTTCAGAGGCAGGGGATTTGTCCGGATTCCATATTCAGAAGGGAAAATGCATAGATGACCAGCTGATTGCCGGATTGCTGGGCCGGCTTTTGGCGGTAAGGAAGGACCCTGCCCAGAGGGAGGAATGCGGTTGTGTCAAGAGCGTGGATATCGGCGCTTACAACACCTGTTCCCATTTCTGCAGGTATTGTTATGCGAATTTCAGTCCGGCTCAGGTGGAAGCCAACCGCAGGATGCATGACCCGGAATCGCCGCTTCTGTGCGGCCGGCTGACAGGGGAGGAACGGATTACGGAGCGGGAGATGAAGTCAGCCGTCCGCCCTGCTGACGACGGCCAGATGCGCCTTGGGTTTCACGATGCGGAATTGATGCAGCTGACAGGAAAGCCAGGGCGGATAATCTGA